From Salarias fasciatus chromosome 12, fSalaFa1.1, whole genome shotgun sequence, the proteins below share one genomic window:
- the ccdc92 gene encoding coiled-coil domain-containing protein 92 has translation MASANVTLENQLHSAQKNLLFLQQDHANTLKGLHAEIRRLQQQCTDLTYELTVRSSDPSDSSEVRCKELQRRCEELEAQLKKKEEENTELLRDLEQKNAMISVLENTIKEREKKYLEELKMKSHKLAVLSGELEQRASTIAYLTSQLHATKKKLLAGSSSEASPNVSPVTSYKPTPPPAKDRQPETPRRRMKKSLSQPLHPELTEVYRLGSDGRRLVLREAVDAMPDPTPFLQAGRESPEPQVVRERPAVIPPIASERSPVPPLGATASPRHSPARDRQYRAHVGVAHRIPHGTPPLAPPQAELETLAVDQVNEEKVVRKRSEADRTV, from the exons ATGGCGTCAGCAAATGTTACACTGGAAAATCAGCTGCACAGCgcacagaaaaacctgctcttcctccagcaaGACCACGCCAACACGCTAAAGGGGCTTCACGCAGAGATCCGCAGATTACAGCAGCAATGCACAG ACCTGACATACGAGCTCACAGTGAGAAGCTCTGATCCCTCAG ACAGCAGTGAGGTCCGATGCAAGGAGCTGCAGCGGAGAtgcgaggagctggaggcccagctgaagaaaaaggaggaggagaacacgGAGCTGCTCAGGGACCTGGAACAGAAGAACGCCATGATTTCCGTGCTGGAAAACACCAtcaaagagagggagaagaagtacctggaggagctgaagatgaagagCCACAAGCTGGCCGTCCTGTCCGGGGAGCTGGAGCAGAGAGCCAGCACCATCGCGTACCTCACCTCGCAGCTCCACGCCACCAAGAAGAAGCTGCTGGCGGGCAGTTCCTCCGAGGCCAGCCCCAACGTCAGCCCCGTCACCTCCTACAAGCCCACGCCCCCGCCGGCCAAGGACCGGCAGCCCGAGACGCCGCGCCGCCGCATGAAGAAGAGCCTCTCGCAGCCCCTCCACCCGGAGCTCACGGAGGTGTACCGCCTGGGGTCGGACGGCCGGCGGCTGGTCCTGCGGGAGGCGGTGGACGCCATGCCCGACCCCACGCCCTTCCTGCAGGCCGGCAGAGAGTCCCCCGAGCCGCAGGTGGTGCGCGAGCGGCCCGCCGTCATCCCCCCCATCGCCTCGGAGCgctcccccgtccccccgctgGGCGCCACGGCCAGCCCCCGGCACAGCCCCGCCCGGGACCGGCAGTACAGGGCTCACGTGGGCGTGGCCCACCGCATCCCGCACGGCACCCCTCCCCTGGCCCCCCCGCAGGCCGAGCTGGAGACGCTGGCCGTGGACCAGGTGAACGAGGAGAAGGTGGTCCGCAAGCGCTCGGAGGCCGACAGGACAGTTTAA